The genomic window CTTACTGGAGAGTTTGAGAAGAAATATGAGCGTAAGCTATTATGATTTGTTTGAATCCTTCATTGTGTGCTTCTGGTTATTATATATTGACATATATTTGAAATCTCTATTTTGCAGCAACAATTGGTGTTGAAGTCCACCCATTGGACTTCTTCACAAATTGTGGTAAGATCAGGTTTTATTGCTGGGATACAGCTGGGCAAGAGAAGTTTGGAGGGCTAAGAGATGGCTACTAGTAAGTTGTCGCCATCAAGTTTCGTTCTTGTGTTTTTTGGTTAATtgggaatttatggaattaacaAACTATATTTTGGAAGATATTCTGCCTCTTTGTTCTATTTATTCTTTCCTCTTTCCTTGGTTGGGAAAAGTTGTTTGAGGGTTTCAAGTAAAGAACTGATCTACAATGATTTAGATTGGAAGTAGTTACCTTATGGGCGATGATAGTACAGAGTCCTCACTTATATTTCAATAAGTGTTTATGACACTTGTATTAGTGAGTCTTGcaaaagattctacctttactgGTGGAAGAACATGGCTGGAACATGTTTTGAAGTCATCTAAAATTCATCTTTAATACATGTCTTATTTGTTAGTTAACATTGCTTTTTCATATACATCATAATAATGGTATGTAAATTCCGTATATGCAGTATTCATGGGCAATGTGCCATAATAATGTTTGACGTCACTGCTCGATTGACCTACAAGAATGTTCCCACATGGCATAGGGATCTCTGCAGGTTCTTTTTTGTGTGTGCCCTTGTTTATTCATTATATTGTATCATATAGTAAGGATATTTCACTGgtaaatttaaattgattttctgTCATAATGTCAGGGTGTGTGAGAATATCCCAATTGTTCTATGCGGAAATAAGGTTGATGTTAAGAACAGGCAGGTGAAAGCGAAGCAGGTCACATTTCACAGGAAGAAGAATCTTCAGTACTATGAGATTTCTGCAAAGAGCAACTACAACTTTGAGAAGCCTTTCTTGTATCTTGCCAGGAAGCTTGCTGGGTAATTGAAAAATTGTTAAGAAGTCATTAATTTCCCTTTGTTATTTGTCCTGTTTCATTGTTCTACACTATGTAATTCTTTGTTATTTATGGTTAATCATTCACTACATGCTGCAGGGACGCAAACCTCCACTTTGTTGAGTCACCTGCTCTTGCTCCACCAGAAGTGCAAATTGACATGGCTGCACAACAACAGTAAGTGATAacattgtttatatatattgatttgtGATACTTGTGATCATTGCACTCTCTTTGCAATATTTACCATATCCTTGCTTCTGTTGTTAGGTGTTTTGGAATAGAGTTCACTGTTCTTAGAATTACAAGAACATCTGTGATCAATTAAAACTAAATGTTTATATTCGTTTAAACTGAAGTGAGAAACCATTACCTCATTTTACTTAATGATGCCAATGCCAATGTAGtctttttagtttttccttATCTTATCTCTATTTCTATAGAATATATAATCATATAATTTAAGCTTTTAATCTCTACTGGCTCATATTTGTCTATAAACGACCTTGGTTCTGTAGTTCACAATTAGAATTCTGTAATTTATTCTGATTTACAATACTAGAAAGAGGTATTTGTATATTGAACAAAAGCTTACATGTAGTTAAATCAGATATTTGCCGTCAATTATTTGATTAGTCGGTAAGTTAGCACCCTGTGATGGATGTTTTCAGTGCTATTTACATTGATTGTTATAGGGTAGTTGTGTATTGTGTATTGTTCGAATACAAATGTGATGGTacaaacatttatttatttgtttttctataatattaaattgattgAGAAAAAAAGGTTGTTTTTCAGAATTGATACAGGATTTTGATTATATGTGCAAACAATATTTGTGGAAGAACATATTTTGAATGTACAAAGATGAGAAATCACATTGAACTGTATTTCCTCCAAGATAATTAGTTGTAACATTTGGTATTTTTTGCAGGCATGAAGCTGAATTAATGGCAGCTGCAGCACAGCCCCttcctgatgatgatgatgatgcattTGATTAAGTGACTGTAGAAGCTTTATCCAAATTGATTCTTTCAGAAAGTTAGAAGTAGGTTTTGGTCCTGGGGAATTCTCTACAATGTATGCTGCCTGCTGCTGTTGCTTATTGTTTGGATTGGTTGGCCTTTGGTGGTTCAGAACACTGGGGAATAGTGCCTCTGCTTTGGTCCCTAGAGTGTTGTGTTTTACAGATTGATATATAAGTATCTTTGCTTCTTTCATCTCCCTTCTACTTGGAGGGaactatttgattaaaaaattttgcTCTGATtatatttacctttttattttagCCAAATTTGTTCAAAGCTAAAAATTATGTTGCTACGAGTTACTCGACTAAAATCACCAAAAACACTTGGGAGAGGTCAATATTTCCTGCAATTCTCAATTTTGGGAAGAAGTTCTTAGATAAGCTGATAGTGGAAAGACAGCAACCTAATATGGCGTTCATTTGAGGCAACCCGAATGAGTGTCCATGATGGGTGCTCATTTTTTAACCGGACGAGTGGGGTTTGGTTTGGTGACTGTTCTTGAAAATTCAAGAGAGAATAGTTTTTTAACTCGGAAACTGGGCAGATCTTTGACAAAATATTTTTCGGAATTATTCCTTAATAgagttttgttttcaatttttttgaaaacaattgaagattatgtttaagaattaaaaactgttttagaAAAACGTTGTGAAACAGGCTCTTGGGTGTCCGAGGCAAACTATTTGTTTAAGCACTTGGGTTAGGTCCTTTCGGCCCTTGTTTCAGACAAACGGAATCAGGTATTAGGAAAAGCAGCTTGAGTGATTCATCATTTGTCCCCATATCAATCCTTATTGAGTCAATAGGCAAACAAGAGTTCATTAGAAGTCACCAAGAGGGCCCTAAACAAAACAGGCTATGGATCAGAAGATTCACAACTTTATTCCAATTTTACTAAATGGATCAGAAGATTCACAACTCCACTATGAATATACATATCCTGCACTCGTCttgcttaattttttatttttaaaataataattataacccAAAGACCAACCCCTTATACATGGACAAAGTTGTAAAGGTGTATACCCATTCAAATAATTGCAACCCTCAGACTGCCCCTTTAACTCCAGTAGAGTTTTCAGGGAAAGGATTATACAGCAAGTAGCCAGATCATTGAGATACTAGCCAAATCAATAGCGAGAAGAATCCTTGGTAATTGCCAGTTAAACCCATGTCAAGATTTTGGGCAAAAGGGGCTCTGCTACAGAGCCTACGATTGAGAACACCCATTGCATTGCCTCGACTACACAACTTTCTTGGAGCACGTAGTGAGACAAATTATTGAGACAGCAAATATGCTGTACCTACCACAGCACTGCCAAGACCGCCTGGTAAGTGGTAACAGAACCTCCGCTGCCACCTGCTACACCATCAATACCACTCAACCCACCCTactcctcccccccccccccaacaaGGCCACCACCATTACCATCGGTAATGTTCTCTTTGTATGGCAGTATACCATGCATGGTCTacccttcattttttctttgggGAAAAAGCACAAAAACGTTCAATAACAATAAGAAAAAGGAGTAATACTGCAACTTCCAATCCAACTCTTTAGCTTGTTGACACTCCTAGCACAAAAGTCCCTCATTTTGCAAAAGATAATATTGCATGGTATCAAATTTGGCAGAGAAATTTAGGAATAACAGAaggatattaaaaataaaataaaattgaacattaCTCTTGTCGCTTCTCCAAGGAAGCGCTTTTCATATGCTTAACTAATTGCTGCACATGGTGGATGAAAGGATGAACTGACTTTTGCGATGGCAACTAGTTAAAAGAGATGATGACCCAGATAAATCAAAGTGACATAGAATCTACCTTTGTTATTTGCTTTAATTTGGTAAGAGAGCAGCTTCTGGTAGGAATAAAACCTTAGAGATGAGCATCTTCTCTAAAATTAACAATTCAAGCAACGATTTgggtcaaaatttcaaaatattttcaggACTACCAATATTTCACATATGGCAGCAGCTTATTCTTTCCTCAAAAAGTATTAGTTGCAGCAGAAACTAATTTCCATAGCCATTCACTGTCTAGATCATTTTAacttgaatgaaaaataaaaacctagATCATCTACTAGAGTCATTATTACAAATTCCAATTCTCTCAAATACATacataaattaaacaaaatagaCAGGAGATCAGTTGACAACATCGACAATCAGCTTACGGGACTTGAAGATTGACCATTTTAGGCGTCGGTAGTAAGCTGCTTGGAGAAGTGCAAGTGACAACACAAATATCCATTTAAATCCCATCTGCATTTTTTAAAAGCCAAATTTGGTTAGAAATAGTTATTGTTACTTGGAAAAAAATgctctttttcacaaataatcCATCTCGATTCCCATTTCTAATAATTGATAGATGGCAACTCCAAGATTATGTTACCATTTTTCTTGGAGATAAGGAAAGTGATAAGTCACACAGTTTGAGATGGATGGTTAGGGATGCATAAATAGAACAGCTCTTTTATTTGAAGAATGTCTTGAGTCCAATTAAGATAAAGTGCATCTAATGGTCTGACCTACTTTTCTAAGGGACCCTTTCTCTGAGGATCCAATTAAGATCATTGGAGTAACTCATTTGATGACTGCAAAACTTTTGtaacatccttttttttttttttaccttttttggAAAGGTTAACACTTTTATAACATCTTaaccaaaccaaaaaaagaaaaggaaatgaaaaccAGGTGAACCAAAATCATAATATTCTCTTATCTCTATATATGAGAGGTTTCAGGTTCAATTCCTAACAGAgacaaaaaggag from Vitis vinifera cultivar Pinot Noir 40024 chromosome 9, ASM3070453v1 includes these protein-coding regions:
- the LOC100266996 gene encoding GTP-binding nuclear protein Ran-3 — protein: MQSRQTKAKPQAHRFYLSTIKTLLSIYKRNSNSHSSLRLSFSLFIHMALPNQQTVDYPSFKLVIVGDGGTGKTTFVKRHLTGEFEKKYEPTIGVEVHPLDFFTNCGKIRFYCWDTAGQEKFGGLRDGYYIHGQCAIIMFDVTARLTYKNVPTWHRDLCRVCENIPIVLCGNKVDVKNRQVKAKQVTFHRKKNLQYYEISAKSNYNFEKPFLYLARKLAGDANLHFVESPALAPPEVQIDMAAQQQHEAELMAAAAQPLPDDDDDAFD